In the genome of Opitutia bacterium, one region contains:
- a CDS encoding YHYH protein codes for MHPNSPLRSLALLAVLVAPLAAQSTDPRVTAWLTDAAGNYARLYQTDAAKSAGTASTTWSRGSGTQSSPAYAGVTQVQYSGDWVYLRSTGLGYHVMGPWYGDAAHTQNFPNFPANTNVLYRIPRNPTVPTTKTLTGLGAIGYGVDGVAFFDSRDAYSYVNASATDATPVNGLRGDGVWNRDAYVNEAMTFDPAFAHQAGAQYHYHANTPALRYLLDDNITYNSATRTYAEKSTAPTKHSPLLGFMADGYPVYGPYGFASANNASSGVRRMVSGFVKRDGSNGTANLSTTGRTSLPAWAQRAQGRTTLTAAQSGPAVNATYVLGHYIEDYDYLGDLGQKQGTDFDLDEYNGRFCVTPEFPNGTYAYFIAIETDGTPKFPYIIGRSYYGNPSGGSVTSISETVAEYDRGAPAAAITLTGTASGNGVALQWNSAEGATYKVESSSDNSSFTTLSSTVTSGGATTTYTAAATANYYRVSLTAIATYDTNATVGTPVGTTATLHYTGTGSSATGPTNGSSTTSTTTTTAPTTTTPTTTTSGTSTASASSGGGGGGAPSDWFAALAATLLVLRARRR; via the coding sequence ATGCACCCGAATTCCCCGCTTCGCTCTCTCGCGCTTCTCGCCGTCCTCGTCGCGCCGCTCGCCGCCCAATCCACCGACCCGCGCGTCACCGCCTGGCTGACTGACGCCGCCGGCAATTACGCGCGACTCTACCAGACCGACGCCGCGAAATCCGCCGGCACCGCCTCGACCACGTGGAGTCGCGGCTCCGGCACCCAATCCTCGCCCGCCTACGCCGGCGTCACGCAGGTCCAGTATTCCGGCGACTGGGTCTACCTGCGCTCCACCGGCCTCGGTTACCACGTCATGGGCCCGTGGTATGGCGACGCCGCGCACACGCAGAATTTTCCCAACTTCCCCGCGAACACGAACGTCCTCTACCGCATCCCGCGCAACCCCACCGTGCCGACGACGAAGACGCTCACCGGCCTCGGCGCCATCGGCTACGGCGTCGACGGCGTGGCATTCTTCGACAGCCGCGACGCCTACTCCTACGTCAACGCCTCCGCCACCGACGCCACGCCCGTGAACGGCCTGCGCGGCGACGGCGTCTGGAATCGCGACGCCTACGTGAACGAAGCCATGACCTTCGATCCGGCCTTCGCGCACCAAGCGGGCGCCCAATACCATTACCACGCCAACACTCCCGCGCTCCGCTACCTGCTCGACGACAACATCACCTACAACAGCGCCACGCGCACCTACGCGGAGAAATCCACCGCGCCGACGAAACACTCGCCGCTCCTCGGTTTCATGGCCGACGGCTATCCGGTCTATGGTCCCTACGGCTTCGCCTCCGCGAACAACGCCAGCAGCGGCGTGCGGCGCATGGTTTCCGGCTTCGTGAAGCGCGACGGCTCGAACGGCACCGCGAATCTCTCCACCACCGGCCGCACATCGCTGCCCGCCTGGGCCCAACGCGCCCAAGGCCGCACCACGCTCACAGCCGCGCAATCCGGCCCCGCCGTGAACGCGACCTACGTGCTCGGGCACTACATCGAGGACTACGATTACCTCGGCGACCTCGGCCAGAAGCAGGGCACCGACTTCGACCTCGACGAATACAACGGCCGCTTCTGCGTCACGCCCGAGTTCCCCAACGGCACCTACGCCTATTTCATCGCGATCGAAACCGACGGCACGCCGAAGTTCCCCTACATCATCGGTCGCTCCTACTACGGCAACCCGAGCGGCGGCAGCGTCACGTCGATCAGCGAGACCGTCGCCGAATACGATCGCGGCGCGCCCGCCGCCGCGATCACGCTCACCGGCACCGCGTCCGGCAACGGAGTCGCGCTCCAGTGGAACTCCGCCGAAGGCGCGACCTACAAAGTCGAATCTTCGAGCGACAACTCCTCGTTCACCACGCTCAGCTCCACGGTCACGAGCGGCGGCGCGACGACGACCTACACCGCCGCCGCCACGGCGAACTACTACCGCGTCTCGCTCACCGCCATCGCCACCTACGACACGAACGCGACTGTCGGCACGCCGGTTGGCACGACCGCGACGCTGCACTACACCGGCACCGGCAGCTCCGCGACGGGCCCGACCAACGGCTCCAGCACGACCTCCACGACGACCACCACCGCGCCCACGACAACTACGCCTACGACGACAACGTCCGGGACGAGCACCGCGAGCGCGTCATCCGGCGGCGGTGGCGGCGGCGCGCCGAGCGACTGGTTCGCCGCCTTGGCCGCAACGCTGCTGGTGCTCCGGGCGCGGCGGCGTTGA
- a CDS encoding response regulator transcription factor, with translation MESPAPGRTRLLMIDDDRKLCRLVASYLEPLAFDVVAVHDGRLGLERATDPAEKWHAVLLDVMLPGMDGFDVLRGIRAKTTVPVLMLTARGDEMDRIVGLEVGADDYLPKTFSTRELLARLRAVLRRAATVAVAEGSAPMQELVVGDLRVNFDARSAAMGATALVLTPVEFDLLASLAKARGRVKSREALLDECRDRNYDVFDRSIDVHISALRKKLGDDAKQPRFIRTVRSAGYMLVDPRAE, from the coding sequence ATGGAATCACCCGCGCCGGGCCGCACGCGCCTGCTGATGATCGACGACGACCGGAAGCTTTGCCGACTGGTCGCGAGCTATCTCGAGCCCCTGGCCTTCGACGTCGTCGCGGTGCACGACGGACGCCTCGGCCTCGAACGCGCGACCGATCCGGCGGAGAAATGGCACGCGGTGCTCCTCGACGTGATGCTGCCGGGCATGGACGGCTTCGACGTGCTGCGCGGCATCCGGGCGAAAACGACGGTGCCCGTGCTCATGCTCACGGCGCGCGGCGACGAGATGGACCGCATCGTCGGACTCGAAGTCGGCGCGGACGACTACCTGCCGAAGACCTTTTCGACCCGCGAGCTGCTGGCGCGCCTCCGCGCGGTGCTGCGCCGCGCGGCGACCGTCGCTGTCGCCGAAGGCAGCGCGCCGATGCAGGAACTCGTCGTCGGCGATCTGCGCGTTAACTTCGATGCGCGCAGCGCAGCGATGGGCGCGACGGCGCTCGTGTTGACGCCCGTGGAGTTCGACCTGCTTGCCTCGCTGGCGAAAGCGCGTGGCCGCGTGAAATCGCGCGAGGCGCTCCTCGACGAATGCCGCGACCGCAACTACGACGTCTTCGACCGCTCGATCGACGTGCACATCTCGGCCTTGCGGAAAAAACTCGGCGACGACGCGAAACAACCCCGCTTCATCCGCACCGTGCGATCCGCCGGCTACATGCTCGTGGACCCGCGCGCGGAGTGA
- a CDS encoding cytochrome C peroxidase produces MLRFTFALLLGTAAALGAAELRVRVEPRWGDRALPGPSAEVATPGGQLVRVTRLAALLSDFQLLRSDGAVVRLEGQYGFIDAASDRLEVALTNVPVGEYRGLQVRVGVPEAVNHADPGLWPPGHALNPTTNGLHWSWSGGYVFLALEGYWRNAGAVDSSGFTYHLAKEPQLMTVRFLSGFTVARATRIDLALNIAPLFKDRRIAASDGTASTHSDDRDALATALARSTERAFFWLQADDSVAPSAPERGTAAAKSAGTPFAFTVPAGFPQPALPTDNPLTEQGVELGRRLFFDRRLSSNGEQSCAGCHDPRAAFSDRVALSRGTEGALGQRNAMPLFNLAWHPAYAWDGTKRTIREQALAAMTNPIEMNARVADVVAELSDDPRVRDDFAAAFGSEEITGERLGRALEQFLLTLVSNHAKFDRTLAGQATFTAQEQRGFELFVTEYDPARGKRGADCFHCHGGVLFSDFAVKNNGLDLVAADAGAQNATGRADDRGRFKTPALRNVELTAPYMHDGRFQTLEEVVAHYDHGVQRASNLDPNLAKHPKAGLALCADDQAALVAFLKTLTDREFTRAARPERPPPEVKLALVP; encoded by the coding sequence ATGCTCCGTTTCACGTTCGCGTTGTTGCTCGGGACCGCCGCCGCTCTCGGCGCGGCGGAACTGCGCGTGCGCGTCGAGCCGCGCTGGGGCGACCGCGCTCTGCCGGGGCCATCGGCGGAGGTCGCGACACCGGGCGGTCAGCTCGTGCGCGTGACGCGGCTCGCGGCGCTGTTGTCGGATTTTCAGCTCCTGCGGTCCGACGGCGCGGTCGTGCGCCTCGAGGGGCAATACGGCTTCATCGACGCGGCGAGCGATCGCTTGGAAGTCGCGCTGACGAACGTGCCGGTGGGCGAGTATCGCGGCTTGCAGGTGCGCGTCGGCGTGCCCGAGGCGGTGAACCACGCCGATCCTGGACTTTGGCCGCCCGGCCATGCTCTGAATCCAACCACTAACGGGCTACACTGGAGCTGGTCGGGCGGTTACGTTTTCCTCGCCCTCGAGGGCTACTGGCGAAACGCCGGGGCGGTGGACTCCTCGGGGTTCACGTATCACCTCGCGAAAGAGCCGCAGCTGATGACCGTGCGCTTCCTCTCGGGGTTCACGGTGGCGCGAGCGACGCGCATCGATCTGGCGTTGAATATCGCGCCGCTGTTCAAAGACCGCCGGATCGCGGCGAGCGACGGCACCGCCTCCACCCACTCCGACGATCGCGATGCGCTCGCGACCGCGCTCGCGCGCAGCACCGAGCGGGCGTTTTTCTGGCTCCAGGCGGATGACTCCGTCGCGCCGTCCGCGCCGGAGCGGGGCACGGCGGCGGCGAAGAGCGCCGGCACGCCGTTCGCGTTCACGGTGCCGGCCGGATTTCCGCAGCCCGCGTTGCCGACGGACAATCCGTTGACCGAGCAAGGGGTCGAGTTGGGCCGGCGGCTCTTTTTCGACCGGCGCCTGTCGAGCAACGGGGAACAGTCCTGCGCGGGCTGCCACGATCCGCGTGCGGCGTTCAGCGACCGCGTCGCGCTCAGTCGCGGCACCGAGGGCGCGCTCGGCCAGCGCAATGCGATGCCGCTGTTCAATCTCGCGTGGCATCCCGCCTATGCGTGGGACGGCACCAAGCGCACGATCCGCGAGCAGGCGCTCGCGGCCATGACGAACCCGATCGAGATGAACGCGCGCGTTGCAGACGTCGTGGCCGAATTGAGCGACGATCCGCGCGTGCGCGACGATTTCGCGGCGGCCTTCGGCAGCGAGGAGATCACCGGCGAGCGACTGGGCCGGGCGCTCGAGCAGTTCCTGCTCACGCTGGTGTCGAACCACGCGAAGTTCGACCGGACGCTCGCGGGCCAGGCCACGTTCACGGCGCAGGAGCAGCGCGGCTTCGAGCTGTTCGTCACCGAATACGATCCGGCGCGCGGCAAGCGCGGCGCGGACTGCTTTCATTGCCACGGCGGCGTGCTCTTCAGCGATTTCGCGGTGAAGAACAACGGCCTCGATCTCGTTGCGGCCGACGCGGGCGCGCAGAACGCGACGGGGCGCGCGGATGATCGTGGACGCTTCAAGACGCCGGCGCTGCGCAACGTGGAGCTCACGGCGCCCTACATGCACGACGGCCGCTTCCAGACGCTCGAGGAAGTCGTCGCGCACTACGACCACGGCGTGCAGCGCGCGAGCAACCTCGATCCGAATCTCGCGAAGCATCCCAAGGCCGGTCTCGCGCTCTGCGCCGACGATCAGGCGGCGCTGGTGGCGTTCCTGAAGACGCTGACGGATCGGGAATTCACACGCGCGGCGCGTCCGGAGCGTCCACCGCCGGAGGTGAAGCTCGCTCTCGTTCCGTGA
- a CDS encoding oligopeptide transporter, OPT family, protein MSQNNSPKFEPFIPASVQLPEFTWRAVLTGAVLGVIFGASSLYLVLKVGLTVSASIPVAVISLTLFRGLSKLGVRDATILEHNITQTAGSAGESLAFGVGATMPAIMILGFDLELTRVMLVAILGGLLGILMMIPLRRALIVKEHGILKYPEGTACAAVLKAGVDDVSRAAASPSAKAEMAAAEAAGLGKSPGAKVVFGGFVIGLLYKTVMAAFKGWKDIPEKVFGAPLKGGSVGAEISPELVGVGYVIGPRIAAIMCGGGALSFLVLIPLIRFFGEGVPTPIAPGTVPIAEMDPYAIRRAYILYIGAGAVTAGGIISLIQALPTIWHSFVAGLRDVGLARGDRAAGEKVPRTDLDLSPKFIGIGIVVLLALIVLARPLQMNLLGALLIVVFGFLFVTVSSRLTGEIGSSSNPISGMTVATLLFVCLIFLLIGWNGGTYYVTALSIGAIVCIASSNGGTTSQDLKTGFLLGGTPRLQQLAILVGAFSSAVLLGPILLRLNDSATVYVPVAKVAPAGVHVEQAALAGARHESLVGPQARTDAGSYLVWQKPDAAGGPAGKYLVNERGEAVWFVDPGINGAYNERPDGTTVQKFAAPQARLVSYIIKGILDQQLPWALVLFGVMIAVVLQMSFVPALAFAVGVYLPLSASSPILIGGFIRWLVDRRVRQKPAYANLSEEQFAAESDKSPGVLLASGYIAGGAIAGIAIAFFAGVTSDFDASITAWSLAHNPFYGGENADALAMIPFALLCVFLYLVAREKVLTPKR, encoded by the coding sequence ATGTCGCAAAACAACTCGCCGAAGTTCGAGCCGTTCATTCCCGCGTCCGTTCAACTGCCGGAGTTCACCTGGCGCGCCGTGCTGACGGGCGCCGTGCTCGGCGTCATCTTCGGCGCCTCGTCGCTCTACCTCGTCCTCAAGGTCGGTCTGACCGTGAGCGCGTCGATCCCGGTCGCCGTGATTTCGCTCACACTCTTCCGTGGTCTCTCGAAACTTGGCGTGCGCGACGCGACGATCCTCGAGCACAACATCACGCAGACCGCCGGCTCCGCGGGCGAATCGCTCGCCTTCGGCGTCGGCGCGACGATGCCGGCGATCATGATCCTCGGCTTCGATCTCGAGCTCACGCGCGTGATGCTCGTGGCGATCCTCGGCGGCCTGCTCGGCATCCTGATGATGATCCCGCTGCGCCGCGCGCTGATCGTGAAGGAACACGGCATTCTCAAATACCCCGAGGGCACGGCGTGCGCGGCGGTGTTGAAGGCCGGCGTCGACGATGTTTCTCGCGCCGCGGCTTCTCCCTCGGCCAAAGCCGAAATGGCCGCCGCCGAGGCGGCCGGCCTCGGCAAGTCGCCCGGCGCGAAGGTGGTCTTCGGCGGCTTCGTGATTGGCCTGCTCTACAAGACCGTGATGGCGGCGTTCAAGGGCTGGAAGGACATCCCGGAAAAAGTCTTCGGCGCGCCGCTCAAGGGCGGCTCGGTCGGCGCGGAGATTTCGCCGGAGCTCGTCGGCGTCGGCTACGTGATCGGTCCGCGCATCGCGGCGATCATGTGCGGCGGCGGCGCGCTGTCGTTCCTCGTGCTGATTCCGCTGATCCGCTTCTTCGGCGAAGGCGTGCCCACGCCAATCGCGCCCGGCACGGTGCCGATCGCGGAGATGGATCCCTACGCGATTCGCCGCGCCTACATCCTCTACATCGGCGCCGGCGCGGTGACCGCGGGCGGCATCATCAGCCTCATCCAGGCGCTGCCGACGATTTGGCACAGCTTCGTGGCGGGCCTGCGCGACGTCGGCCTCGCGCGCGGCGACCGCGCTGCCGGTGAAAAGGTGCCGCGCACGGACCTCGATCTCTCGCCGAAGTTTATCGGCATCGGCATCGTCGTGCTGCTCGCGCTGATCGTGCTCGCGCGGCCGCTGCAGATGAATCTCCTCGGCGCGCTGCTGATCGTGGTGTTCGGGTTTCTCTTCGTGACCGTCTCGTCGCGGCTGACCGGCGAGATCGGCTCCTCGTCCAATCCCATCTCGGGCATGACGGTGGCCACGCTGCTGTTCGTGTGCCTGATCTTCCTGCTCATCGGCTGGAACGGCGGCACCTATTACGTCACCGCGCTCTCGATCGGCGCGATCGTGTGCATCGCTTCGTCAAACGGCGGCACGACCTCGCAGGACTTGAAAACGGGCTTCCTGCTCGGCGGCACGCCGCGCCTGCAACAGCTCGCGATTCTCGTCGGCGCGTTTTCGTCGGCGGTGCTGCTCGGGCCGATCCTGCTTCGCCTGAACGACTCGGCGACCGTCTACGTTCCCGTCGCGAAAGTCGCACCGGCCGGCGTGCACGTTGAGCAAGCCGCGCTCGCTGGCGCGCGTCATGAGTCACTCGTCGGCCCGCAGGCGCGCACCGATGCTGGCAGCTATCTCGTCTGGCAAAAGCCCGACGCCGCGGGCGGCCCAGCGGGCAAATACCTCGTCAACGAGCGCGGCGAGGCCGTGTGGTTCGTCGATCCCGGCATCAATGGCGCCTACAACGAGCGGCCGGACGGCACGACAGTGCAGAAGTTCGCCGCCCCGCAGGCACGGCTCGTTTCCTACATCATCAAGGGCATTCTCGACCAGCAGCTGCCGTGGGCGCTCGTGTTGTTCGGCGTGATGATCGCGGTCGTGCTCCAGATGAGCTTCGTGCCGGCGCTGGCGTTCGCGGTTGGCGTTTATCTGCCGCTCTCCGCGTCGTCGCCGATTCTCATCGGCGGCTTCATCCGCTGGCTGGTCGATCGCCGCGTCCGGCAGAAGCCCGCCTACGCGAATCTTAGCGAGGAGCAATTCGCCGCCGAGAGCGACAAGAGCCCCGGCGTGCTGCTCGCATCCGGCTACATCGCCGGCGGCGCCATCGCGGGCATCGCCATCGCGTTCTTCGCCGGTGTCACGAGCGATTTCGACGCGTCGATCACGGCGTGGTCGCTGGCGCACAATCCGTTCTACGGCGGCGAAAACGCGGACGCGCTCGCGATGATCCCGTTCGCGCTGCTCTGCGTGTTCCTTTATCTCGTCGCGCGCGAGAAGGTGCTCACGCCGAAACGCTGA
- a CDS encoding HAMP domain-containing histidine kinase, which translates to MKIPLPLWIKVWLLLALNFALVAALGTAWFFARSERGWERIALGPLGDRVAALADEISDELLNAEESESAAIVARHATEHGVEFLWLRNDGLVLAGPSLPLPEAVRHELVRSGPRPGRGGRPPLDDGPGPGEMGPPPGARGGAGRFLFHPESGDYWFGLRIHPSPELLERGGPPPRTTLIIHTQSAFRFAILLGLHWWASVAALALGVSVLFWMPFVRSITRRLDALTAATDRIAEGKFETRAPVAGTDEIGRLGGAINDMARRLESHAETQKRFLGDVAHELGSPVGRLQVAVELLEQRAPTPLQATVGDVREEVQQMAELVGELLAFTRAGLKPRETAREPVALEPLLREVVLREDGADRVVIETPPALLVLGDRALLSRAIGNLVRNALRYGGDGVVRVTATRRDGDVRVNIEDEGPGVPTDALARLGEPFFRPEGARARETGGVGLGLTIVRSSVAACGGEITFANRQPRGFRVEVRLAAG; encoded by the coding sequence TTGAAAATCCCGCTGCCGCTTTGGATCAAGGTCTGGCTCCTGCTCGCGCTGAACTTCGCGCTCGTCGCGGCGCTGGGCACGGCGTGGTTCTTTGCGCGCAGCGAACGCGGTTGGGAGCGCATCGCGCTCGGCCCGCTCGGCGATCGCGTCGCGGCGCTCGCGGACGAGATCTCGGACGAGCTGCTGAACGCCGAGGAAAGCGAGTCGGCGGCGATCGTCGCCCGCCACGCCACCGAACACGGCGTCGAGTTTCTCTGGCTGCGCAACGACGGCCTCGTGCTCGCCGGACCCTCGCTGCCTTTGCCGGAGGCGGTGCGGCACGAGCTCGTGCGCAGCGGGCCGCGGCCGGGGCGCGGCGGCCGGCCACCGCTGGACGACGGCCCGGGGCCGGGTGAAATGGGTCCGCCGCCCGGCGCGCGGGGCGGCGCGGGACGGTTTCTCTTCCACCCGGAGAGCGGCGACTACTGGTTCGGGCTGCGCATCCATCCGTCACCCGAGCTGCTCGAGCGCGGCGGGCCGCCGCCGCGCACCACGCTCATCATCCACACCCAATCGGCGTTCCGCTTCGCGATCCTCCTCGGCTTGCACTGGTGGGCCAGCGTCGCAGCGCTGGCGCTCGGCGTGTCGGTGCTGTTCTGGATGCCGTTCGTGCGCTCGATCACGCGGCGGCTTGACGCGCTGACGGCGGCGACGGACCGGATCGCCGAGGGGAAATTCGAGACGCGCGCGCCCGTGGCCGGCACCGACGAGATCGGGCGACTCGGCGGCGCGATCAACGACATGGCGCGACGGCTGGAGTCGCACGCCGAGACGCAGAAGCGCTTCCTCGGCGACGTGGCCCACGAGCTCGGTTCGCCCGTTGGCCGTCTGCAGGTCGCGGTTGAACTCCTCGAACAGCGCGCCCCCACTCCACTCCAGGCCACCGTGGGCGACGTCCGCGAGGAGGTGCAGCAAATGGCGGAGCTGGTGGGCGAACTGCTGGCCTTCACGCGCGCCGGACTGAAGCCCCGCGAAACCGCCCGCGAGCCCGTCGCGCTCGAACCGCTGCTACGCGAGGTCGTCCTCCGCGAGGACGGCGCCGATCGCGTCGTGATCGAGACGCCCCCCGCGCTGCTCGTGCTCGGCGACCGCGCACTGCTGTCGCGCGCCATCGGCAATCTCGTGCGCAACGCCCTTCGCTACGGTGGCGACGGTGTGGTCCGCGTCACCGCGACGCGGCGCGACGGCGACGTGCGGGTGAACATCGAGGACGAGGGCCCCGGCGTGCCGACGGACGCTCTCGCACGTCTCGGCGAGCCGTTCTTCCGACCCGAGGGCGCCCGCGCTCGCGAGACCGGCGGCGTTGGGCTTGGGCTGACGATTGTGCGTTCGAGCGTCGCGGCCTGCGGCGGCGAGATCACCTTTGCCAACCGGCAACCGCGCGGCTTCCGCGTGGAGGTCCGACTCGCGGCCGGTTGA
- a CDS encoding cupin domain-containing protein → MLKVNLRDVPELEQRSPTGKFHSFAKNVSLALGGVRNAGVWGGGHPFDFQVRRVPPGAAVCPLHAHIVQWELFVVRRGTGTVRLENERREVRAGDCFLHLPGEAHQLINTGGEDLEIFIIADNPQLDGFWYPDSQKWGLRTPSVFFKMTPVDYFDGEDTVDPAPTAAADVRNTNIATPTAPGAGPGNVRNTNIGAPALPPPATPFSARCKNLDDIAWEDWQSPKGKFRGSFRGVSLAFGAQHRTPLHAGGHPFDLELGKVPPGATLLPFHWHALQWEFYVFLEGRGEFRLGDATFPVEPGDCVMAAPGVGHGFRNTGDVDLHYFVIADDPLNEFWSYPDSGKFGFANPRKIFRATEVEYSDGEE, encoded by the coding sequence ATGCTGAAAGTCAACCTGCGCGACGTCCCCGAACTCGAACAGCGCTCGCCCACCGGCAAGTTCCACTCGTTCGCGAAAAACGTCTCCCTCGCCCTCGGCGGCGTCCGCAATGCCGGCGTCTGGGGCGGCGGACACCCCTTCGATTTCCAAGTGCGCCGCGTCCCACCGGGCGCCGCCGTGTGCCCGCTCCACGCGCACATCGTGCAATGGGAGCTCTTCGTCGTCCGTCGCGGCACCGGCACCGTCCGACTGGAGAACGAACGCCGCGAAGTTCGCGCCGGCGATTGCTTCCTCCATTTGCCAGGCGAGGCGCATCAGTTGATCAACACCGGCGGCGAGGACCTCGAAATCTTCATCATCGCCGACAACCCGCAGCTCGACGGCTTCTGGTATCCCGACTCGCAGAAGTGGGGCCTGCGCACGCCGAGCGTCTTTTTCAAGATGACGCCGGTCGACTACTTCGACGGCGAGGACACCGTCGACCCCGCTCCGACCGCCGCCGCGGATGTTCGTAATACGAACATCGCCACCCCAACCGCACCGGGCGCAGGCCCGGGCAATGTTCGTAATACGAACATTGGCGCCCCCGCGCTGCCGCCGCCCGCGACGCCCTTCTCCGCGCGCTGCAAGAATCTCGACGACATCGCGTGGGAAGACTGGCAATCGCCGAAGGGAAAATTCCGCGGCTCGTTTCGCGGCGTCTCGCTCGCTTTCGGCGCGCAACACCGCACGCCACTCCACGCGGGCGGCCATCCCTTCGATCTCGAACTCGGCAAGGTGCCTCCCGGCGCGACGCTTCTCCCGTTCCATTGGCACGCCCTGCAGTGGGAATTCTACGTTTTCCTCGAGGGCCGCGGGGAGTTCCGACTCGGCGACGCCACCTTCCCCGTCGAACCGGGCGACTGCGTCATGGCCGCCCCGGGCGTGGGCCACGGCTTCCGCAACACCGGCGACGTCGACCTGCACTACTTCGTCATCGCCGACGACCCGCTCAACGAATTCTGGTCCTACCCCGACTCGGGCAAGTTCGGCTTCGCCAATCCGCGAAAAATCTTCCGCGCGACCGAAGTCGAATATTCCGACGGCGAGGAGTGA